Within Aneurinibacillus sp. REN35, the genomic segment CTAATACATCATCAGTAAATTTGTATTTTCTCGGAATTTCATTTATCTTAAAATTAAAATCAAGCCAATTATACTGCTGTTCCCATACATTTATTATTTTTGTTATCACACTTTCAATGGAATCGACATTAGAATTAAATTTGTTTTTTTCAATTTTATTAAGAATTACATCTAAAAAAGCTATCAATTTGAGATTTATTTCTTCTAGATTTTTCAAGGTTTTAGGTACATCCTTATAGGAAACTCTCGTATATTCATCTGAATTTAACTCTTCCCAAAATCCATATTCCTCCAAAGCACTAACTATATCTTGAAATCCCGTACTTAGTGCATTCCTTTTATTTTGTAATTCATGTGCAATAGCACTTGCTCTTAAACCTTGCGTAGCTAAAACATTTAAAATTCTAACATCATATTTATGTTTTTGCTCACTCTCTTTAAATACTTTTGATTGTTCCTTTGCCTCTCTCTGAATATCTTTTATTTCAGTAACTAGAGAAACAATTTCTTTTTTGGACATTTTTGTAACAGTAGATGGTCTTTTTAAAAATTGAATTAATTTCTTTTTTTCTTCTTTTTTCTCCTTATTTTCTGTATTCCTTTTTTCAACTATTTTTCTAATTATTGATTGCCGATGCTTTTCAAATCTACTTATCCCAAAATGTAAGATATCCTCAAAAAAATGGTAGAAATCATCTTCTTCTAAACCTTGTCTATTGGCTAAATCCTTCAAATTATGATTAATTACTTTATCAATTTTTACAAACCCAAAGATTTGATTTAATCGAACTCTCCAACTACCTGTTGGATGAGTGGCTGCTGCTGGAGATCTTCTAGCACGTGAAGCTATTTCAAGCCAATCCTTCTTCCCCTCAAGAGAAGAAATACTAAAATCATTCCTATAAAGGGCTATATTTGTATCTAAACCCTTTAATCCATTATATTTATACATAAATTTGTTTGCTACATCAGTAATTTGTTTTTCTAAACTAAAATAAAATTCAGCACTAAAATCACCTAATTGAGTTAGATAGAAATGTGAATTTTCAATTGTCTTAGCAATTTTTAATTCGTTTTCCATACTAAAAGTATCCTTATAATAATTCGCAGTATTAACATCTACTACACTTCCAATTTCTGGAGTAAATTCATCTGACTCTATAGTTACTGTTAATTCCATATTTTTACTATCATAATTTAATAATATCTTCGAACTATAGTTAATACCCATTTTTAAATCTTTAAATATGGACTGAATCTGATACGGTTTATCATCATTAAAATGAACAAATACTTTCATATCTTCACTTTTATAAGCTCTATTAAGAAATGTCTTTAAACTTTCTATATCCTTCAAACGCCAATTATCTCTCAAGTCTGTAATTTCTATACAAGTTCCCATTTCAACATCATCAGTTAATTCTTTAAAACCAGAAGTTATCCAATCAGTTTCCCAATGAACTGGATTATAATTTTCTTTCTTTGATATAATTTTTGCTCTATTACCCAATCTAGCTAATGCAAATCTTCCTACACCTTTTGATCCTGTTAAAATTCTATTATTATTTTTATCTTTATAGCCCTTATTGCTTTTTCCAACATGCATCCAATTTATCTTTATATCTAATTCATTCATTCCACTACCACTATCAATAATTTTTATATAACTATTATTAATGTAAATATCACAAGTCTTAGCTCCTGCATCATAACTATTTTTCAACAATTCGAAGATTGCTGATTCTTTAGTACTAAAGTTCTGCCTTCCCAACAATTCAGCAATTTCTCTATCTTCTATTGTAAATT encodes:
- a CDS encoding sensor histidine kinase: MKNLKFTIEDREIAELLGRQNFSTKESAIFELLKNSYDAGAKTCDIYINNSYIKIIDSGSGMNELDIKINWMHVGKSNKGYKDKNNNRILTGSKGVGRFALARLGNRAKIISKKENYNPVHWETDWITSGFKELTDDVEMGTCIEITDLRDNWRLKDIESLKTFLNRAYKSEDMKVFVHFNDDKPYQIQSIFKDLKMGINYSSKILLNYDSKNMELTVTIESDEFTPEIGSVVDVNTANYYKDTFSMENELKIAKTIENSHFYLTQLGDFSAEFYFSLEKQITDVANKFMYKYNGLKGLDTNIALYRNDFSISSLEGKKDWLEIASRARRSPAAATHPTGSWRVRLNQIFGFVKIDKVINHNLKDLANRQGLEEDDFYHFFEDILHFGISRFEKHRQSIIRKIVEKRNTENKEKKEEKKKLIQFLKRPSTVTKMSKKEIVSLVTEIKDIQREAKEQSKVFKESEQKHKYDVRILNVLATQGLRASAIAHELQNKRNALSTGFQDIVSALEEYGFWEELNSDEYTRVSYKDVPKTLKNLEEINLKLIAFLDVILNKIEKNKFNSNVDSIESVITKIINVWEQQYNWLDFNFKINEIPRKYKFTDDVLEVIFDNLILNSIQHNELKDRLIIEIEVEVNGDFINLKYSDNGRGLHRKYKNDPGRILDVHETSREDGHGLGMWIVNNTLHMYDGKVIEIYGEDGFNIDLSLRG